From the genome of Vigna radiata var. radiata cultivar VC1973A unplaced genomic scaffold, Vradiata_ver6 scaffold_1241, whole genome shotgun sequence:
GTTCTTGACGATACCAACTACCATTCTTGGAGTCGTTCAATGTTGACGGCTCTTAGtgccaaaaacaaaattgagtTTGTTCTTGGAAATCTTCAACCACCTGCCGCCGATAAGCCCGAACACGCTGCCTGGATTCGAGGGAATAACATGGTTGTATCGTGGCTTGTCCATTCTGTTTCTACGAACATTCGTCAGAGTATAATATGGATGAACAACGCTTCAGAAATCTGGATTGATCTAAAGAACAGGTTCTCTCAAGGAAGCTTATCTCGCATTTCGGGCCTTCAACATGATATCGCTACCCTTCACCAAGGTGACCTCACCATTTCCGAATACTTTACAAAACTTCGCATTCTCTGGGACGAAATCGAAAATTTCCGATCAGAACCTGTTTGTACCTGTAAACCAGACTGTAATTGTCAAGTTTTGACAATCTTNAAACAAAGAAAACAGGAAGACCAAGTTATGCAGTTCTTGCGTGGGCTTAATGATCATTTCACCAATNTTACTTCTCATGTGCTCCTTTTGGATCCCATTCCGGACATCANCNAAGTTTTCTCCTTAGTGGCCCAGCAAGAAAGACAATTTTCTTCTGGAAATCTGGTTGCCGTGGCCAAGATTCAAGATATCAACAATTCTAATAATGTCACCGCTTACACCGCTTCAACCTCTTCCACCACTTGCAATTATTGTGGCAAATATGGGCACAACGAAGCTGTTTGTTACCGCAAAAATGGTTTTCCTAATTNAGACAGAAGCTCCAGAAATATTCCGAATAATAGAAGACACTGCACTCATTGCAATAAAAGTGGTCATACGGTGGAAGTCTGCTATAAAAAGCATGGATACCCTCCAGGACATAAACTCTACAACAAGAGCGCTCAGATTCATCAAACATCTATTCAAGAAGACAATGGAAATACTAAAGAAAACAATTCGGACAATACTGAATCCATTCGTCTTACATCACAACAGTTTCAAATACTGGCTAATCTCTTCAAAAATCACAATCTGAACGACTCTTCTACTTCAGCCCAAGTTCATCACATTGGCTCTGTTTCTGCAAATCAAGCTTTTTCAGGTAATATCATTCCTACTCTTACTTCTAaatcctttaaaaataaatggattCTTGATTCTGGAGCTACAGATCATATAAGTGTTTCTTTAAAAAGNTTTTCttcttataaaagaattaaaccCATTCAAATTGCTTTACCCAATGGTACTATTGTCTATTNTGAGTATTCNGGAACTGTTAACCTCAACAGTAAGATCCAACTCTTTGATGTTCTCTATGTCCCACAATTTTCGTTTAACCTTATTTCTATATCTAAACTAATTTATTCCAATAATTGTGAACTGACTTTCTCTTTACATGGCTGTACTATACAGGACATTCAGACCAAAGAGAAGATTTCTATAGTTAAACTCACTGGTGGCCTATATGTTTCAGATTTTTCCTCAAATATGCCCACTGTCTGTTCTGTTAACAATACTGTAAATGATACTGGCCTATGGCATCTACGATTAGGACATCCTTCTGATATCAGACTACATACTCTCAAACTTAAATACCCTTTCATTGTTCATCATCCTACATACATGTGTGATACTTGTCATCgtgcaaaacagaaaaagttacCTTTTCATGATAGCAACTCTAATACAATGAATATTTTTGATCTTATTCATGTTGATATATGGGGTCCTTGTAATATTACTTCTATGCGTGGTTTTAAGTATTTTCTGACTATTGTGGATGATTTCTCCCGATACACTTGGTTGATACCCATGCCTAATAAATCTGTTGTTAGAAAAACCANtattgattttattactaatgtAGAAAACCAGTTTTCAACAACAGTTAAAACCATACGTACTGATAATGGAATTGAATTTGCCATGCATAACTTCTTTTCCCTTAAAGGCATTAACCATCAAACCACTTGTAATGAAAccccacaacaaaatggtattgTTGAGCGAAAACACCAGCATTTGTTGAATGTCACTCGTTCCCTCCTTTTTCAAGCTAATTTACCTACTATTTT
Proteins encoded in this window:
- the LOC111241042 gene encoding uncharacterized protein LOC111241042; translated protein: MLTALSAKNKIEFVLGNLQPPAADKPEHAAWIRGNNMVVSWLVHSVSTNIRQSIIWMNNASEIWIDLKNRFSQGSLSRISGLQHDIATLHQGDLTISEYFTKLRILWDEIENFRSEPVCTCKPDCNCQVLTIXKQRKQEDQVMQFLRGLNDHFTNXTSHVLLLDPIPDIXXVFSLVAQQERQFSSGNLVAVAKIQDINNSNNVTAYTASTSSTTCNYCGKYGHNEAVCYRKNGFPNXDRSSRNIPNNRRHCTHCNKSGHTVEVCYKKHGYPPGHKLYNKSAQIHQTSIQEDNGNTKENNSDNTESIRLTSQQFQILANLFKNHNLNDSSTSAQVHHIGSVSANQAFSGHSDQREDFYS